A region from the Candidatus Zymogenaceae bacterium genome encodes:
- a CDS encoding aspartate aminotransferase family protein, which produces MGYFGEGQDVVFDHPVFPNKGKSADDVEKRLNDIYDEDAKPVDGHVMIYATTLQDHYEVNEVSKMAFNKYLKKNMLVKEIAHGMQTLEQEVKRMVVEILDAGDDARVNITSGGSESLYCAINAARQWAKATKPHITAPEIVAPYTIHAAFSKWCHYTGITLNRIPVGPDFRADVAAMEAAINENTIMIAGSSPCWPYGLYDPIEELAALARKHDLWMHSDGCLGGFLAPWVEKLGFPIPTKWNFSVPGVMSLSADLHKYGYSAKPCSVILFRNKELQEHHWCHPSDWPSGPYNTEAILGSFPAGSIASAWAVMMYLGESGYMNLAKRFIEVRKRYIDGLNAVEGVEIWENDLTPLLLDVGDHDYLSFMAGLFDRQKFVFPVYEPMLIQFICDPVSDQVVDSFINAVDEVAKGVRAGEITSESILKYM; this is translated from the coding sequence ATGGGTTATTTCGGAGAGGGACAGGACGTTGTTTTCGATCACCCGGTATTTCCCAATAAGGGAAAGAGCGCGGACGACGTCGAAAAAAGGCTGAACGATATCTACGACGAAGACGCGAAGCCGGTGGACGGCCACGTAATGATCTACGCCACCACGCTCCAGGATCATTACGAGGTCAACGAAGTCTCGAAGATGGCCTTCAACAAGTATCTGAAGAAGAACATGCTGGTCAAGGAGATCGCCCACGGCATGCAGACCCTCGAGCAGGAGGTCAAGCGGATGGTGGTGGAAATCCTGGACGCAGGCGACGACGCCCGAGTGAATATCACCTCCGGGGGTTCTGAGAGTCTCTACTGCGCCATCAACGCGGCTCGTCAGTGGGCCAAGGCCACAAAGCCCCACATCACCGCGCCTGAGATCGTGGCCCCCTATACCATCCACGCCGCGTTCAGCAAGTGGTGCCACTACACCGGCATCACCCTGAACCGCATCCCGGTGGGGCCGGACTTCCGGGCGGACGTGGCGGCCATGGAGGCGGCAATCAACGAGAACACCATCATGATCGCGGGCTCCTCCCCCTGCTGGCCCTACGGTCTCTATGATCCCATCGAGGAGCTGGCGGCCCTGGCCCGGAAACACGACCTGTGGATGCACTCCGACGGTTGCCTGGGGGGATTTCTGGCCCCCTGGGTGGAGAAGCTCGGCTTTCCCATCCCGACCAAGTGGAATTTCTCCGTCCCCGGCGTGATGAGTTTGTCTGCGGACCTGCACAAATACGGGTACTCGGCGAAGCCCTGCTCGGTCATCCTCTTCCGCAACAAGGAACTGCAGGAGCACCACTGGTGCCATCCGTCGGACTGGCCGTCCGGGCCCTACAACACCGAGGCGATCCTGGGGTCGTTTCCCGCCGGGTCCATCGCGTCGGCCTGGGCGGTGATGATGTACCTGGGCGAGTCCGGATACATGAATCTGGCGAAGCGTTTTATCGAGGTGAGGAAGCGCTACATCGACGGCCTCAACGCCGTCGAGGGCGTTGAAATATGGGAAAACGACCTGACTCCGCTGCTTCTGGACGTGGGCGATCACGACTACCTCTCCTTCATGGCGGGGCTGTTTGACCGCCAGAAGTTCGTGTTCCCGGTGTACGAGCCGATGCTCATCCAGTTCATCTGCGACCCGGTGTCGGACCAGGTCGTCGACAGCTTCATCAATGCGGTGGACGAGGTGGCCAAGGGCGTCCGCGCGGGCGAAATCACCTCGGAATCCATTCTGAAATATATGTGA